Proteins from a genomic interval of Pseudomonas asplenii:
- the katE gene encoding catalase HPII encodes MNTQKPTATQSQLAGTDTQDRGNTNDKLQSLEPFRSDATGQALRTNQGVKVADNQNSLKAGARGPSLLEDFIMREKITHFDHERIPERIVHARGTAAHGYFQAYQSHAALTKAGFLQDPGTQTPVFVRFSTVQGPRGSGDTVRDIRGFAVKFFTEEGNFDLVGNNVPVFFIQDAIKFPDFVHAVKPEPHNEIPTGGSAHDTFWDFVSLVPESAHAVIWAMSDRAIPRSLRAMQGFGVHTFRLVDADGGSRFVKFHWRPTVGTFSLVWDEAQKLAGKDTDFHRRDLWESIESGDYPEWELGVQVIAEEDEHSFDFDILDPTKLIPEELVPIQPLGKMVLNRNPDNFFAETEQVAFCPGHIVPGIDFSNDPLLQGRLFSYTDTQISRLGGPNFHEIPINRPLAPFHSSQRDAQHRTVIDKGRASYEPNSIDAGWPRETPPAARDGGFESYPERIDAAKIRQRSESFSDHFSQARLFFHSMSPHEQEHIIAAYSFELGKVEREHIRARQVNEILANIDLELAARVAANLGLPAPTAGTVAPRKTALEQSPALSQANLLAGNIKTRKVAILAANGVDGAAIAALRKVLEAEGAHARLLGPTSAAVTTAKGESLAVDASMEGLPSVAFDAVYVPGGAASVKALGSNGVALHYLLEAYKHLKPIAVHEDAKPLLEKLHLQADAGLLVGSDAKALKAFVAALAEHRVWEREERAKAVPA; translated from the coding sequence ATGAATACCCAGAAACCTACGGCCACCCAGAGCCAACTGGCTGGAACCGATACCCAGGATCGTGGCAACACCAACGACAAGTTGCAGAGCCTGGAACCCTTTCGCTCCGACGCCACCGGGCAGGCGTTGCGCACCAATCAGGGGGTGAAGGTCGCCGATAACCAGAACAGCCTGAAAGCCGGGGCCCGTGGGCCTTCGCTGCTGGAAGACTTCATCATGCGTGAAAAGATCACGCATTTCGACCATGAGCGGATTCCCGAGCGCATCGTGCACGCACGAGGCACCGCCGCCCATGGCTACTTTCAGGCCTACCAGAGCCACGCGGCGTTGACCAAGGCCGGCTTTCTCCAGGACCCTGGCACCCAGACGCCGGTGTTCGTGCGCTTCTCCACCGTTCAGGGACCCCGTGGCTCCGGGGATACCGTACGGGACATCCGCGGCTTTGCGGTGAAGTTCTTCACCGAAGAAGGCAATTTCGACCTGGTCGGCAACAACGTGCCGGTGTTCTTCATTCAGGATGCCATCAAGTTTCCCGATTTCGTCCACGCGGTCAAACCCGAGCCCCACAACGAAATCCCCACGGGCGGTTCGGCCCACGACACCTTCTGGGATTTCGTGTCGCTGGTGCCGGAGTCTGCTCATGCGGTGATCTGGGCGATGTCCGACCGGGCGATTCCGCGCAGCCTGCGAGCTATGCAGGGCTTTGGGGTGCACACCTTCCGGCTGGTCGATGCCGACGGCGGCTCGCGCTTCGTCAAGTTTCACTGGCGCCCCACCGTCGGCACTTTTTCGCTGGTCTGGGACGAAGCGCAGAAGCTGGCCGGCAAGGACACCGACTTTCATCGTCGCGATCTCTGGGAGTCGATTGAAAGCGGCGACTATCCGGAGTGGGAACTGGGCGTGCAGGTCATTGCCGAGGAGGATGAGCACAGCTTCGACTTCGATATCCTCGACCCGACCAAGCTGATTCCCGAGGAGCTGGTGCCCATCCAGCCGCTGGGCAAGATGGTGCTCAACCGCAATCCGGACAATTTCTTTGCCGAAACCGAGCAGGTCGCCTTCTGCCCCGGACACATCGTGCCGGGGATCGATTTCTCCAACGACCCCTTGCTGCAAGGCCGGCTGTTTTCCTACACCGATACCCAGATCAGCCGCCTGGGCGGGCCGAACTTCCACGAGATCCCGATCAACCGGCCGCTGGCGCCGTTTCACAGCAGCCAGCGCGATGCCCAGCATCGTACGGTGATCGACAAGGGTCGGGCGTCCTACGAGCCCAACTCGATCGATGCCGGCTGGCCCAGGGAAACCCCGCCGGCTGCCCGGGATGGCGGCTTCGAGAGTTATCCCGAGCGGATCGATGCGGCGAAGATCCGCCAGCGCAGCGAGTCGTTTTCCGACCACTTCTCCCAGGCCCGGCTGTTCTTCCACAGCATGAGCCCGCACGAGCAGGAACACATCATCGCCGCCTACAGCTTCGAGCTGGGCAAGGTGGAGCGTGAGCATATCCGCGCACGGCAGGTGAACGAGATCCTCGCCAACATCGACCTGGAGCTGGCGGCGCGGGTTGCGGCCAACCTTGGCTTGCCAGCACCGACAGCCGGTACGGTGGCACCGCGCAAGACCGCGTTGGAACAGTCGCCGGCATTGAGCCAGGCGAACCTGCTGGCGGGAAACATCAAGACGCGCAAAGTGGCGATTCTGGCCGCGAATGGCGTCGATGGTGCGGCGATCGCGGCGCTCCGCAAGGTATTGGAAGCCGAAGGCGCCCATGCCCGGCTGCTCGGGCCGACTTCGGCAGCCGTGACGACCGCCAAGGGCGAGAGCCTGGCGGTGGATGCCTCGATGGAGGGCTTGCCGTCAGTGGCGTTCGATGCGGTGTATGTGCCGGGTGGCGCGGCGTCGGTCAAGGCGCTCGGCAGTAACGGCGTGGCGCTGCATTACCTGCTGGAGGCCTACAAGCACCTCAAGCCGATTGCTGTCCATGAGGACGCGAAGCCGTTGCTGGAGAAACTGCATCTGCAGGCGGATGCGGGGTTGCTGGTGGGCAGTGACGCCAAGGCGCTGAAGGCGTTTGTCGCGGCGCTGGCCGAGCATCGGGTCTGGGAGCGCGAGGAACGGGCCAAGGCGGTGCCGGCCTGA